A genomic window from Candidatus Binatia bacterium includes:
- a CDS encoding carboxyl transferase domain-containing protein produces MPVFQSSIAPSSEAFQKNRTDMLSKIDELRALEARAVTASNKRRPVFEKRGQIVPHERIARLLDPGMPFLRLHTLANYLVDDPNPETSVPGASLLCGIGFVRGVRCMIWADDSGIRAGSVTRNTLPTVLSLEDIALRQKLPLIHLVESAGADLMSFLVESWAGFGAAFRNLALLSSAGIPTTVVLHGPSTAGGAYMPGMSDYVIGVKENGLAALGGAALVRAATGEIADERELGGSEMHATVSGLVEYLADDDAQGLAMARDVMGRLDWNKTTDLPKRREYAPPLCDADELAGVVPVDYRTPYDVREVLARIVDGSDFEEFKPRYGVSTFCAQTSIMGYACAIIGNNGPIDPDGATKAAQFIQLCDSSGTPLIFLQNTTGYMVGTEYEQAGMIKHGSKMIQAVSTVRVPKITMYIGASYGAGNYGMCGYAYKPDFLFSWPNSSSNVMGGEQAAKTMRQVIESAAERRGTEVDPAQLQGQEDAIIAHFSKQESAFYTSGRVLDHGVIDPRDTRRVLGFTLETCLEARARTCNPNTFGVARM; encoded by the coding sequence ATGCCCGTATTCCAATCCAGCATCGCCCCGTCCTCGGAGGCGTTCCAAAAGAACCGCACGGACATGCTGTCTAAGATCGACGAGCTGCGCGCACTCGAGGCGCGTGCCGTCACGGCATCCAACAAGCGGCGGCCGGTTTTCGAGAAACGCGGACAGATCGTACCGCACGAGCGTATTGCCCGACTACTCGATCCAGGGATGCCCTTTCTGCGTCTCCACACTCTTGCGAACTACCTCGTCGATGATCCGAATCCCGAGACGAGTGTTCCGGGAGCAAGCCTCTTGTGTGGCATCGGATTCGTGCGCGGCGTGCGTTGCATGATCTGGGCGGACGATAGTGGGATCCGCGCCGGGTCGGTGACCCGGAACACGCTACCGACGGTCTTGAGCCTCGAGGATATCGCGCTCCGCCAAAAGCTCCCTCTCATCCATCTCGTCGAGAGCGCCGGCGCCGACCTCATGAGCTTTCTCGTGGAGAGCTGGGCGGGCTTCGGGGCCGCATTTCGAAATCTCGCGCTGCTCAGCTCCGCCGGGATCCCGACGACGGTCGTCTTGCATGGCCCGTCGACGGCGGGCGGTGCTTACATGCCCGGCATGTCGGACTATGTAATTGGGGTGAAAGAGAACGGCCTCGCGGCACTCGGTGGCGCCGCACTCGTCCGCGCCGCCACCGGCGAGATCGCGGACGAACGCGAGCTCGGCGGCAGTGAGATGCACGCGACGGTCTCGGGCCTCGTCGAGTACCTCGCCGACGACGATGCGCAGGGCCTCGCGATGGCTCGCGACGTGATGGGACGGCTCGATTGGAACAAGACCACGGATCTCCCGAAGCGCCGAGAGTACGCACCGCCCCTCTGCGACGCCGACGAACTCGCCGGCGTCGTCCCGGTCGATTACCGAACCCCCTACGACGTTCGTGAAGTGCTCGCACGGATCGTCGACGGCTCGGACTTCGAGGAGTTCAAGCCGCGCTACGGCGTCTCCACCTTCTGCGCGCAGACGAGCATCATGGGGTACGCCTGCGCGATAATCGGGAACAATGGCCCGATCGACCCCGACGGCGCGACCAAGGCGGCCCAGTTCATCCAGCTCTGCGATTCGTCCGGAACCCCGCTCATCTTTCTGCAGAACACGACCGGCTACATGGTGGGCACGGAGTACGAGCAGGCCGGCATGATCAAGCACGGCTCCAAGATGATCCAGGCAGTGAGCACCGTCCGGGTGCCGAAGATCACGATGTACATCGGCGCCAGCTACGGTGCCGGCAACTACGGGATGTGCGGCTACGCCTACAAGCCCGACTTCCTCTTCTCTTGGCCGAACTCGTCGAGCAACGTGATGGGCGGCGAGCAGGCCGCGAAGACGATGCGGCAGGTGATCGAGTCGGCCGCCGAGCGTCGCGGAACCGAAGTAGACCCCGCGCAACTCCAGGGCCAGGAAGACGCCATCATCGCGCACTTCTCCAAGCAGGAGAGCGCCTTCTACACGTCGGGACGAGTTCTGGACCACGGCGTGATTGATCCTCGCGACACCCGTCGCGTTCTGGGCTTCACGTTGGAAACCTGCCTGGAGGCTCGCGCCCGAACGTGCAACCCGAACACGTTCGGCGTAGCGCGGATGTAG